CAGTTATGCTTGGCAAAAAGAAATAATCACCCCCGCGAGTTTCCACAAAGCGTGGCATATTAGCACAAAAGAACGGTATGCGCTTGCCCTTCTCGCCTTCAATGACCATACGACCCCCTTTCCCATCAGCGATCGTACCGTGGTTACCCAAGAGAGGATCTCTTTCGTTGGCTAATTTAAAATCATTGCCATAGTTGATCCACTGTTGTTGTACGAATTCAAACTGTCTCTCGATGCTCGCCCCCAGAGCCATAAAAATAATACCGTGGTCGCCATCGTCGCGGGCCGGATCGTCAACTTTGCCGTATGGCAATCCCCGTCGGAGCAGTCGGCGGCGATCGATCAATGCTCCCGGCGTCTCAAAAGCTTCCTTGCCGAATTCTAACGACCCACGAGGATTAGTACGGCGTGTATGGGAACTCACCGGGCAACGACTGCCTTCGAGATCGTCATCGAAATTAAACGCCTCCAGCTTCTGCCGCAATTCATAAAACTTGGGATCGCTATTCTCCCTTGCCTCGTGCAATTCCCTCATATGATCGTCAGCTTCTTTCTCGGTGGGGAACAATGCTAAAGGTGCGCCATTTGGCCAGCGTCCGGAAAATTTGGCCATTAATGCAGTTTTACCATCTGGGTAGTATTGGCCGACTTTGTCGATATAGCTCCGAAAAGACATTACATTCTGATGTAACTTACGGTACACCAGGAAAGTACCGTTAAGTGACAACAAACGCGGAATTGGTGCAACTGGATATTCTTCTGCTTCATCACGGTAGCCCAGGATAAATTCACCTGTTTCAAGTGGCTCCCAGCCCTCAGAGGTTTTGGGATTGCCGCGCGTGCGCGTGAGTTTACCACCTCCAACAACTGCAGCCGAATTGCGACAGCTGCCTTTGAAGTAAGGCTCACTAATGCCATCGACATAACCAAAGTGCTCTTTTGAGGTGGGAGAACCATCGGCATCCAGCAGCGCTGCTGCATCTTGATAGGGCAAGTTTTCTCCAGTCGAGCTGCGATGACCGATTACTTGTTCGACCTCATCATATCTATCGACAATACCGCATATTTCCTGATAGCGAGTTTCAAGTTGCTCGCTTTTTCTGGCATTGATCCAAACCATGATATCCACCGGTGTTTCTTGTTGCCAAATAGGATCCCAATGCTCTGGCGCGCTCGGACCATCATCCCCTAGAATATCTCTGCGGGCCTTCATGCCCATCATAAATTCGGGCGGGAAACTCTTCAGCGATTTTAATGGCAAACCTAGGTTTTTGAGGCCGGTAAAGGTGAAGGCAATATTTGTTGTTACAGGAGGAATTCTCACCTCGTTGCGCTTATCCCAAGCAGCACCATTAGTAATCTCTGGCACTAGGTCGCGAACAAAGGCTCGTCCTTGGCTCCCGCCCTCACCCAGGATACGATAAAAAATGTAGCGTGCTTTCGTAAATTCAAAGCGCCCATAGGCTTTGACGAGATTGCCTTGCACGTCAAAGAGGTCGATGTGACTTGCTTCATCGCGGTCAATGAAGCGACCATTTTCAACAAAATTGAGCATGACGTTTATACTCTAGTCAAGGGTTTACAAAGTCAATGCTGGCGAGATTCTAAAGGTCGGAGATTCCTTCTGGTTCGATGCCAATGCCCGCAGGCCAGAAGGGGCTATCGACTTCATGTGGTCTTGTAACCTCGACAAAATTGCGAAAGGCTTTTTGTAGTCCGACCGCATCGATCTTGCCAGTTTGAATTTGCGTTTGATACTTGAAGACAAAGTGGGTAAATGCCTGTCTCAAATACAGCGCTTTGAGCTGTTCTTTGAGTGAATCATCGGTGGAACCATTAAAGAATAAGGCATTGTCAACTTGACAGCGCTTAATATAGCCAACAAACGCATTTTCTTTTTTGTCCGCTGCCTCTTCTCTATTGACGCACTCAAAGCCAACGCAATTCTGCAACAACTTGGTTAGCTCCTCACCTGCATATTTCCACATTCCTCGCACATAATCTTCGAGAGCTTCGGGAAACTTCCAAAACTTACTGTAAAAATTGCCAGAGAAAACAATATAACTTGACTTTAAATGCTCTTCTATTGCTGGCTTTCCTTCGTAAAAAATATCATTGAGAATGTAAAAACGACATAGATAGGTATTGGGAACTTTAGCCATCGGGCTTAAGTCATCCACATCCATACTGTATTCATTTGAAGGCCATTGCTGCAAAATTTGTCGAGCATTGCTTGCATAGGATTGGCCCAAGTTTTCAGTTTTTTTGTTGCTTTTTATCGGGATCAGGGCAGTTAGTCCGTAGGCTTTTCCACTTTTACGTAATTTGCTTTTATTTAACATGGTTCACGTGTTTCCCTACGATATGCGATCCAGATAAATGCTCGAGAGATCGCTAATTTAAGAGGTTTAGTTAGTGGCGTTGCTCTACCGCATCCGCTGCTAAACTCACGATCGGTGTTCGCTCCATCAAGACAAGATCGTGTTGCAAATCGCCAAGTAAAACGTTGAATCTAGCTTGAAATTCCTCCGCCGAGCTATTCTCGGTATCTTCGATAAAGCCCAGCAATTTGGCCTTGACATTTTTTGCAGACTTAATATCGTTCGATGCAGCCATTGGATAGGCATTATAGTAGTGGTTCGTCCAAATCTGATTATATTCAATGTGATCGTGAAATGGCTTTATGGGAACGGACTTCGGGTATCGCACATTTTTAAACCAAAAGAAATCAAGTCCTGTAGGAATAGCCATACTGAACGAATCGACATATTGATCCCAGCTACCATTGAAATTGCTAAAGAAGAACATATACCGATATTTCAGTTTTTCTTTCGGCTGTTCTTTCCCTAAATTAGGAAACTGATTATCTGCCAGAATTACCCAACGGGCATAGTGAATAAGAGAAAGAGTAAGCAACCCTAGCAAAGTACCTTGACGCAGCTTGGCAAACAAAAAAATCAGGCGGTTGATGGGGGCGATATACCATGGTATTGGAGTTACCACGTTCATCGCATAGGATTTTCCAGCAATGTTTGACACAATTAGTTCCTGAGTAAGCTATTGGACAAATTAGACTTGCGTAATTTTAACTTCAAGAAATGAGTCTTTTAAGTCAAGCATTGAAGCAGCATTTATGCTTACTCTTCAAAGGGTGAGAAGTCCACTGGCTCGTGCCGTTTAATGTTGTTTTTTTCGTGCCTAAACTTAGAGATGGATTCGTATATGACTTTTCGGGCTCGATTGATCCCTCCCAGTGGGCGGTGCTCGGGGAGGGCATGCCAAGGATTAAAGGACAGTGTATTGCCATAGGCAAATTGCTCTGGCGAGTCAATTTTTTGGCGATGGATCTTAATTGTAGCCACTTTAATAAAAGGAGATTCGGTTTCACTCCAGCGTTTACTTGAGTCTTCTATTGGCATAGATTTTGAGTCATTCCTTAGTTGCACCATAAAGTCAAAGCTAGTTCCTTTTTTAGACAAGTAAGTTGACAATGCACTGCGCAGGTAATTTTCATCTGGACTATCAGGTATCTCACCAAAATCAGAGTCATTAGGTTTTGCAGAATATTTCACTATCCGATCGCCATACTGATAAGGTGTTGAACTCCAATAACGAGCTGCCAATGGATTGGGAT
The sequence above is a segment of the Rubidibacter lacunae KORDI 51-2 genome. Coding sequences within it:
- a CDS encoding Dyp-type peroxidase gives rise to the protein MLNFVENGRFIDRDEASHIDLFDVQGNLVKAYGRFEFTKARYIFYRILGEGGSQGRAFVRDLVPEITNGAAWDKRNEVRIPPVTTNIAFTFTGLKNLGLPLKSLKSFPPEFMMGMKARRDILGDDGPSAPEHWDPIWQQETPVDIMVWINARKSEQLETRYQEICGIVDRYDEVEQVIGHRSSTGENLPYQDAAALLDADGSPTSKEHFGYVDGISEPYFKGSCRNSAAVVGGGKLTRTRGNPKTSEGWEPLETGEFILGYRDEAEEYPVAPIPRLLSLNGTFLVYRKLHQNVMSFRSYIDKVGQYYPDGKTALMAKFSGRWPNGAPLALFPTEKEADDHMRELHEARENSDPKFYELRQKLEAFNFDDDLEGSRCPVSSHTRRTNPRGSLEFGKEAFETPGALIDRRRLLRRGLPYGKVDDPARDDGDHGIIFMALGASIERQFEFVQQQWINYGNDFKLANERDPLLGNHGTIADGKGGRMVIEGEKGKRIPFFCANMPRFVETRGGDYFFLPSITGVRMIGEGIIDPT